One stretch of Pirellulales bacterium DNA includes these proteins:
- a CDS encoding HEAT repeat domain-containing protein, which yields MSLLPAFRRRPAALAVVLALLAVAFAPWTVAQDKPEEPRAVTEPAVQALLDSKFESPLDRLRAVLVMIDLKHGFAARPLVEQLLAAQLAPEQLAALGNRLGTAALVKLSQDRDLAPQGAELAKAILAAQTGAARDPQSIAQLVEQLRTAPPSQHVVLTARLREARSAAVKPLLWAIVDPATGEGAAPLRRALLAIGTDALPPLWGALESPDPNVRLAAIGALGRMRDPQSVVPLLASLHVPDEDLAPDAAPQPGAFQRVAAEREAAAAAIRAIRGQAPSLGEAVELLLARSEQLYAESFAPHAADAAPVEVWDFKLAEPQARMLPPADAALVWAARLARDAEHLAPDDGRARRLSIATRLATDARRPPGEAVDAQAWPYTDQTGLESALLESLKQGAWSTAAQAARHLTDRDALYTSLPEPAPLVLALRHGDERLRFAALETIERLQPTAKFPGSSYVSDALAHFVTAWGERRAVVVDNDLNHAEELRTLVVGAGYDADVTSDVRDLLRVARTNADYELAVIDVSISFPTANDVLAELRRDWRTAQLPVLLVAMPERLEDARRLADRHTLTAAFVRPQDAAGLEFELTQLAALPGARAMTTDERRAAGQAALAMLARLSAAPRTAIALAPAVQAAHEALYRPAVAENAAAVLGRWVTPAAQRALADAASLTALPLELRSAAAEALRWSLAEHGVLLTPSEVQAQYDRYNASEHLDAATQALLASILDTIEARAAVDEDPPAAEGSPPE from the coding sequence ATGAGCCTTTTGCCCGCTTTCCGCCGGCGGCCGGCCGCGCTCGCTGTGGTCCTTGCGCTGTTGGCGGTCGCCTTTGCGCCGTGGACCGTGGCCCAAGACAAGCCGGAAGAGCCGCGCGCGGTCACCGAACCGGCGGTGCAGGCCCTGCTTGACTCGAAATTCGAGAGTCCGCTGGACCGGCTGAGGGCCGTGCTGGTGATGATCGATTTGAAGCACGGCTTCGCCGCGCGGCCGCTGGTCGAACAATTGCTGGCCGCACAACTGGCGCCCGAGCAACTGGCCGCCTTGGGCAACCGCTTGGGCACTGCCGCGCTGGTCAAACTGTCGCAAGATCGCGATCTCGCGCCTCAAGGCGCCGAGCTGGCCAAGGCGATTCTCGCTGCGCAGACCGGCGCGGCGCGCGATCCGCAGTCGATCGCCCAACTCGTCGAACAACTGCGCACGGCGCCGCCGTCTCAGCACGTGGTTCTGACCGCGCGGCTGCGCGAGGCACGCTCGGCGGCCGTGAAGCCGTTGCTTTGGGCAATTGTCGATCCGGCAACAGGCGAGGGCGCGGCACCGCTGCGCCGGGCGCTGCTGGCCATCGGCACCGATGCGCTGCCCCCGCTGTGGGGCGCCCTCGAATCGCCCGATCCGAACGTCCGCCTCGCCGCGATTGGGGCGCTGGGCAGGATGCGTGATCCGCAAAGCGTTGTACCGCTCTTGGCGAGTCTGCATGTTCCCGACGAAGACCTGGCGCCCGACGCGGCGCCACAGCCGGGCGCGTTTCAGCGCGTCGCCGCCGAACGCGAGGCAGCGGCGGCCGCAATCCGGGCGATTCGGGGACAGGCGCCTTCGCTGGGCGAGGCCGTGGAACTGCTTTTGGCGCGCAGCGAGCAACTGTATGCCGAGTCGTTCGCGCCGCATGCGGCCGATGCAGCGCCCGTGGAGGTTTGGGACTTCAAACTCGCCGAACCGCAGGCCCGCATGCTGCCGCCGGCAGATGCGGCGCTGGTTTGGGCCGCGCGGCTGGCACGCGACGCAGAACATTTGGCTCCCGACGACGGCCGCGCACGACGGTTGAGCATCGCCACGCGGCTGGCCACCGACGCACGTCGTCCGCCGGGCGAAGCAGTCGACGCGCAGGCCTGGCCCTACACCGATCAAACGGGACTCGAAAGCGCGCTGCTGGAGAGCCTGAAGCAGGGCGCTTGGTCGACTGCTGCCCAGGCGGCCCGGCACCTGACTGATCGAGACGCGCTCTATACGTCGCTGCCCGAACCGGCACCCCTGGTGCTGGCCTTGCGCCATGGCGACGAGCGGCTGCGGTTTGCGGCGCTCGAGACGATCGAGCGGCTGCAGCCGACGGCCAAGTTCCCGGGCAGCAGCTACGTAAGCGATGCCTTGGCCCACTTCGTCACGGCTTGGGGCGAGCGTCGCGCCGTGGTGGTCGACAACGATCTGAATCACGCCGAGGAATTGCGGACGCTGGTCGTGGGCGCCGGCTACGATGCCGATGTGACGTCCGACGTACGCGACCTGCTGCGCGTCGCGCGGACCAATGCCGACTACGAATTGGCGGTGATCGACGTCTCTATCAGTTTTCCCACGGCCAACGATGTGCTGGCCGAGCTGCGCCGCGACTGGCGCACGGCACAACTGCCGGTGCTCTTGGTCGCGATGCCCGAACGGTTGGAAGACGCCCGCCGCCTGGCCGATCGCCACACGTTGACGGCGGCGTTTGTGCGTCCGCAAGACGCGGCCGGACTCGAATTCGAGCTTACGCAGTTGGCCGCTCTGCCGGGAGCCCGAGCGATGACGACCGACGAGCGCCGCGCCGCCGGCCAGGCGGCGCTGGCGATGCTCGCGCGGCTGAGCGCCGCGCCGCGCACGGCAATCGCTTTGGCGCCGGCCGTGCAGGCAGCACATGAGGCGCTGTATCGGCCCGCCGTGGCCGAAAACGCCGCCGCCGTGTTGGGTCGCTGGGTTACGCCGGCCGCGCAGCGGGCACTGGCCGATGCCGCGAGCCTGACGGCGCTGCCGCTCGAGCTGCGCAGCGCCGCGGCCGAGGCCCTGCGCTGGAGCCTGGCCGAACACGGCGTGCTGCTCACGCCGAGCGAAGTCCAGGCGCAATACGACCGCTATAACGCCAGCGAACACTTGGACGCAGCGACCCAGGCGCTGTTGGCCTCGATCCTCGACACGATCGAGGCGCGAGCCGCAGTCGACGAAGACCCCCCCGCAGCCGAAGGAAGCCCTCCCGAATAA
- a CDS encoding sigma-54 dependent transcriptional regulator, with translation MRPFDNSQTGPPIPGLIGSGPAMREVYRLTRQVARSKASVLLLGETGTGKELIARAVHLLSPRSQGPFIRVNCGALSESLLESELFGHVRGSFTGAIDNRTGRFEAAHTGTVFLDEINSTTPKLQVKLLRVLQEKEFERVGDTTTIRVDTRVIAASNRDLLAEVAAERFREDLYYRLNVVPIRLPPLRERREDIPELVSHFLNVYNEENDRYVVHIDRQALAALQDYRWPGNVRELQNYIERAVVMAPGDELTCDLLPEAITSTAPSPQNNFQGADVESLTGALVRQGLSDAHDDEDDLYGKIVTRVERELIAQVMAACGDVRIKAAARLGINRNTLHKKLKEFGLDDEEPDSLDRDVG, from the coding sequence ATGCGCCCCTTCGACAACTCACAAACCGGCCCGCCGATTCCCGGTCTCATCGGTTCCGGGCCCGCGATGCGCGAGGTCTACCGGCTGACGCGACAGGTCGCCCGATCGAAGGCCTCGGTGCTGCTGCTCGGCGAGACGGGCACGGGCAAAGAGCTGATTGCCCGGGCCGTGCACCTGCTGAGCCCCCGCAGCCAGGGGCCGTTCATCCGCGTCAACTGCGGCGCGCTGAGCGAGAGCCTGCTGGAGAGCGAATTGTTCGGCCACGTTCGCGGGTCGTTTACCGGGGCGATCGACAATCGCACCGGCCGCTTCGAGGCTGCGCACACCGGCACGGTGTTTCTCGACGAAATCAACAGCACCACGCCCAAATTGCAGGTCAAACTGCTGCGCGTGCTGCAGGAGAAGGAATTCGAGCGCGTCGGCGACACGACGACGATCCGCGTCGATACCCGAGTGATCGCCGCCAGCAACCGCGATCTGCTGGCCGAGGTGGCGGCCGAGCGGTTTCGCGAGGACTTGTACTACCGGCTGAACGTCGTGCCGATTCGGCTGCCCCCCCTGCGCGAGCGGCGCGAGGACATTCCCGAGTTGGTGAGCCATTTCCTCAACGTCTACAATGAGGAGAACGACCGCTACGTGGTGCACATCGACCGGCAAGCGCTGGCAGCGCTGCAGGACTATCGCTGGCCGGGCAACGTGCGCGAGTTGCAGAACTACATCGAACGGGCCGTCGTGATGGCGCCGGGTGACGAACTGACCTGCGACCTGCTGCCCGAGGCGATCACGAGCACCGCACCTTCGCCGCAGAACAATTTCCAGGGGGCCGACGTCGAATCGCTGACCGGGGCGCTGGTGCGACAAGGGCTGAGCGATGCCCACGATGACGAAGACGACCTGTACGGCAAGATTGTCACCCGGGTCGAACGCGAATTGATTGCCCAGGTCATGGCGGCCTGCGGCGACGTGCGGATCAAGGCGGCCGCCCGGCTGGGCATCAATCGCAACACGCTCCACAAAAAGCTCAAAGAGTTCGGACTCGACGACGAAGAACCCGATTCCCTCGACCGCGACGTGGGTTGA
- a CDS encoding CrcB family protein produces the protein MNADALWVRIVCVAAAGAVGALARWGVSRGSHLLLGSAWPYGTLAVNVVGCFFFGLVWSWLRSQPPNDLLRLTLLTGFAGAFTTFSTFAFDTYELAAGRGELQGLSLLQPALNIAAHLVLGMLAIIAGLSLGRVAT, from the coding sequence ATGAACGCCGACGCGCTTTGGGTACGCATCGTGTGCGTTGCCGCGGCCGGCGCGGTGGGGGCCCTGGCCCGGTGGGGCGTCTCGCGCGGCAGCCACCTGCTCTTGGGCAGCGCCTGGCCCTACGGCACGCTGGCCGTAAACGTCGTGGGCTGTTTTTTCTTCGGCCTGGTCTGGTCGTGGCTGCGTTCCCAACCGCCCAACGATCTGTTGAGGCTGACGCTGCTGACCGGCTTCGCCGGCGCGTTCACCACGTTCAGCACCTTCGCCTTCGACACCTACGAACTCGCCGCCGGCCGCGGCGAGCTGCAAGGCCTCAGCCTGCTGCAACCCGCGCTGAACATCGCAGCGCACCTGGTGCTCGGAATGCTGGCCATCATCGCCGGGCTGTCGTTGGGTCGCGTGGCGACGTAG
- the argH gene encoding argininosuccinate lyase: protein MAGCSLRRQVTCCVADKPWGGVFDQATDRRVEKFTESVSFDRRLYAHDITGSSAHAQMLADVGLISADECGQIVAALAEIGREIEAGRFEFRTELEDIHMHIERALTDRLGDVGRKLHTGRSRNDQVSTDLRLWVRDAIDRLDGLLVDLQRAFVDRCQRDADVVMPGYTHLQRAQPVLAAHYWLAYCEKFERDRQRLADARRRVNVSPLGAAALAGTSLPIDRANTARRLGFAAVAANSLDVSSDRDFALEFAFCCATIAAHLSTWAEEWILWSTTEFGFLKLPQAFCTGSSIMPQKINPDVLELTRGRTARVYAALQSLLVLVKGLPLAYNRDLQEDKLPVFDAFDTVAACLELAAPIVIGAELDRAAIEARLDRGYLDATTLMEELIRRGIPQRSAHEVVGQLVRKARDREVRLADLSDNDFRSVHAELDGSLRDVLGVDRALRAFVSYGSTAPGEVAAQVAAWRKKLGSQT, encoded by the coding sequence ATGGCAGGCTGTTCCCTCCGACGCCAAGTAACGTGCTGCGTGGCCGACAAACCGTGGGGCGGAGTTTTTGACCAGGCGACGGACCGCCGTGTGGAGAAGTTCACCGAGAGCGTGAGCTTCGATCGGCGGCTTTACGCCCACGACATCACGGGCTCATCCGCCCATGCCCAGATGCTGGCCGACGTGGGGCTGATCTCCGCGGACGAATGCGGTCAGATCGTCGCCGCGCTGGCCGAGATCGGTCGCGAAATCGAGGCCGGCCGCTTTGAGTTCCGCACCGAACTCGAAGACATCCACATGCACATCGAGCGGGCCCTGACGGACCGCCTCGGCGATGTGGGCCGCAAATTGCATACCGGCCGCAGCCGCAACGACCAGGTTTCGACCGACCTGCGGCTCTGGGTCCGCGATGCGATTGACCGGCTCGACGGACTGCTCGTCGACCTGCAACGAGCCTTCGTCGATCGCTGCCAGCGCGACGCGGACGTCGTCATGCCCGGCTACACCCATTTGCAACGAGCCCAGCCGGTGCTCGCCGCGCATTATTGGCTGGCCTACTGCGAGAAATTCGAGCGCGACCGGCAGCGGCTGGCCGACGCGCGCAGGCGTGTCAACGTCTCGCCGCTGGGTGCCGCCGCGCTGGCCGGCACCAGCCTGCCGATCGACCGCGCCAACACGGCGCGCCGGCTGGGTTTCGCCGCGGTGGCGGCCAACAGCCTCGATGTGTCGAGCGACCGCGACTTTGCCCTCGAGTTTGCGTTTTGCTGTGCCACGATCGCGGCCCACCTGAGCACCTGGGCCGAGGAGTGGATCCTCTGGTCGACCACCGAGTTCGGCTTTCTCAAGCTGCCGCAGGCGTTCTGCACCGGCTCGTCGATCATGCCGCAAAAGATCAACCCGGACGTGCTGGAGCTGACCCGGGGACGCACGGCCCGAGTCTATGCCGCGCTGCAATCGCTGTTGGTGCTGGTGAAGGGGCTACCCCTGGCCTACAACCGCGACCTGCAAGAAGACAAGCTGCCGGTGTTCGACGCCTTTGACACGGTGGCCGCCTGTCTCGAGCTGGCCGCGCCGATCGTGATCGGCGCCGAGCTCGACCGCGCGGCCATCGAGGCCCGACTCGACCGCGGCTATCTCGACGCCACGACCTTGATGGAAGAACTGATCCGCCGAGGCATACCACAGCGTTCAGCGCACGAGGTGGTCGGCCAACTGGTGCGCAAGGCCCGCGATCGCGAGGTTCGCCTGGCCGATCTCAGCGACAACGACTTCCGCAGCGTGCATGCCGAACTCGATGGCAGCCTGCGCGACGTCCTGGGCGTCGACCGCGCGCTACGTGCATTTGTCTCCTACGGCTCGACGGCGCCCGGCGAAGTGGCCGCACAAGTTGCGGCGTGGCGCAAGAAGCTGGGGAGCCAGACATGA
- the carB gene encoding carbamoyl-phosphate synthase large subunit, with protein MPRRNDLHKILLIGSGPIVIGQACEFDYSGTQACKALREEGYEIVLVNSNPATIMTDPATADRTYIEPLTWQMVAKVIERERPDAILPTLGGQTALNLAMDLDRQGVLDDYGVEMIGATPAVIDKAEDRAQFKSAMERIGLNVCKGSTVTNLEDARRLLDEIGLPCVVRPSFTLGGTGSAIAYNREEFEQLVARGLEASPITEVLLEQSIIGWKEYEMEVMRDKDDNVVIICSIENFDPMGVHTGDSITVAPAQTLTDKEYQRMRDASIAVIREIGVETGGSNIQFAINPETGDMIVIEMNPRVSRSSALASKATGFPIAKIAAKLAVGYRLHELPNDITRETMACFEPTIDYVVTKVPRFAFEKFPEADATLMTQMKSVGETMAIGRTFKESLQKALRGLEVGSFGLGCDAKDRWSTPQQPSLEELHAKLAIPNAERVWYLRYALKSGMTVAEVHDRTGIDPWFLDNLAEIIETENELRAAGSLAASSTELLRKAKRQGFSDRQLATLWHTTEMEIRNDRKARGVVATFKSVDTCAAEFEAYTPYYYSTYEDEDETPARQPGQRRIMILGGGPNRIGQGIEFDYCCCHASMALRELGIQSIMVNSNPETVSTDYDTSDLLFFEPLTTEDVLNIFDRIQPDGVIVQFGGQTPLNLARALATAGVPIIGTSVDTIEDAEDREKFKELLDRVGLKQPANGIARTMDEARREVEKIGYPVLVRPSFVLGGRAMEICYDLAQFERYVAEAFVVAQGQPVLIDRFLEDATEVDVDAIGDGQDVIIAGVMEHIEEAGVHSGDSACTIPPYSLPPETIDEIRRATTAMARHMQVRGLMNVQYAVKREDGQLQVYVLEVNPRASRTAPFVAKATGMPVARVAAKVMAGVSLREQGIYEDPVPTHVSVKESVFPFVKFQGVDIVLGPEMKSTGEVMGISERFPIAFAKSQLAAGTLFPESGNIFLSVAVRNKHNVVELARRLVALGYDLLATPGTARQIEEAGIPVKAVRKLQEGHPNLLDYLIDGNVQLIINTPSGKGARTDEGRIRAAAVSRGVPCITTMPAAEAVVKAMEALRQEEMTVQALQERFATVT; from the coding sequence GTGCCCCGTCGCAACGACCTTCACAAGATTCTGCTCATCGGCTCCGGTCCCATCGTCATCGGCCAGGCCTGCGAGTTCGACTACTCAGGCACGCAGGCCTGTAAGGCCCTGCGCGAAGAGGGCTACGAGATCGTGCTGGTCAACAGCAACCCGGCCACGATCATGACCGATCCGGCCACGGCCGACCGCACGTACATCGAGCCGCTCACCTGGCAGATGGTCGCCAAGGTGATCGAGCGCGAGCGGCCCGACGCAATCTTACCGACCCTGGGCGGCCAGACGGCCTTGAACCTGGCCATGGATCTCGACCGGCAAGGCGTGCTCGACGATTACGGCGTCGAGATGATCGGGGCCACGCCGGCGGTGATCGACAAGGCCGAAGACCGCGCGCAGTTCAAGTCTGCGATGGAGCGCATCGGTCTGAATGTTTGCAAGGGCTCGACGGTCACCAACCTCGAAGACGCCCGCCGGCTGCTCGATGAGATCGGCCTGCCGTGCGTCGTGCGTCCCAGCTTCACGCTCGGCGGCACCGGTTCGGCCATCGCCTACAACCGTGAAGAATTCGAGCAGCTCGTGGCCCGGGGGCTCGAGGCTTCGCCGATCACCGAAGTGCTCCTCGAACAGTCGATCATCGGCTGGAAGGAGTACGAGATGGAGGTGATGCGCGACAAGGACGACAACGTCGTGATCATCTGCTCGATCGAAAACTTCGACCCGATGGGCGTGCACACCGGCGATTCGATCACCGTGGCCCCCGCCCAGACGCTGACCGACAAGGAATATCAGCGGATGCGCGATGCCTCGATCGCCGTGATCCGCGAGATCGGCGTCGAGACGGGCGGCTCGAACATCCAGTTCGCGATCAACCCCGAGACGGGCGACATGATCGTGATCGAGATGAATCCCCGCGTCAGCCGCTCGAGCGCCCTGGCCTCGAAGGCCACGGGCTTTCCGATCGCGAAGATCGCCGCCAAGCTGGCCGTGGGCTACCGGCTGCACGAGCTGCCCAACGACATTACCCGCGAGACGATGGCCTGCTTCGAGCCGACGATCGACTACGTCGTGACAAAGGTGCCGCGGTTCGCCTTCGAAAAATTCCCCGAGGCCGACGCCACGCTGATGACGCAGATGAAAAGCGTCGGCGAGACGATGGCCATCGGCCGCACCTTCAAGGAATCGCTGCAAAAGGCGCTCCGCGGGCTCGAAGTCGGCAGCTTCGGACTGGGCTGCGATGCCAAGGACCGCTGGAGCACACCGCAGCAGCCCAGCCTCGAAGAGCTCCACGCCAAGCTGGCGATTCCCAATGCCGAGCGCGTCTGGTACCTGCGCTATGCGCTGAAGAGCGGCATGACGGTCGCGGAAGTTCACGACCGGACCGGCATCGATCCGTGGTTCCTCGACAACCTGGCCGAGATCATCGAAACCGAAAACGAGCTGCGCGCCGCCGGCAGCCTGGCCGCGAGTAGTACGGAGCTGTTACGCAAGGCCAAGCGCCAGGGCTTTTCCGATCGGCAGTTGGCCACGCTCTGGCACACCACCGAAATGGAGATCCGCAACGACCGCAAGGCCCGCGGCGTCGTGGCGACGTTCAAATCGGTCGATACCTGCGCCGCCGAGTTCGAGGCCTACACGCCCTATTACTACTCGACCTACGAGGACGAAGACGAAACGCCGGCCCGGCAGCCCGGGCAACGGCGGATCATGATTCTCGGCGGCGGACCCAACCGCATCGGCCAGGGGATCGAGTTCGACTACTGCTGTTGCCACGCGAGCATGGCCCTGCGCGAATTGGGCATCCAGTCGATCATGGTCAACTCGAATCCCGAGACGGTCAGCACCGACTACGACACGAGCGACCTGTTGTTTTTCGAGCCGCTCACGACCGAAGACGTGCTGAACATTTTCGACCGCATCCAGCCCGACGGCGTGATCGTTCAGTTCGGCGGCCAGACGCCGCTCAATCTGGCTCGGGCCCTGGCCACGGCCGGCGTGCCGATCATCGGCACCAGCGTCGACACGATCGAAGACGCCGAAGACCGCGAGAAATTCAAAGAGCTGCTCGACCGCGTGGGCCTCAAGCAGCCGGCCAACGGCATTGCCCGCACGATGGACGAGGCCCGCCGCGAGGTCGAGAAAATTGGCTATCCCGTGCTCGTGCGCCCCAGCTTCGTGCTCGGTGGCCGGGCCATGGAGATCTGCTACGACCTGGCCCAATTCGAGCGCTACGTGGCCGAGGCCTTCGTCGTCGCCCAGGGTCAGCCCGTGCTCATCGACCGGTTCCTCGAAGACGCCACCGAGGTCGATGTCGACGCCATTGGCGACGGGCAGGACGTGATCATCGCCGGCGTTATGGAACACATCGAAGAGGCCGGCGTGCACTCGGGCGATTCGGCCTGCACGATTCCGCCCTACAGCCTGCCGCCCGAGACGATCGACGAGATTCGCCGCGCGACGACGGCCATGGCCCGGCACATGCAAGTCCGCGGGCTGATGAACGTGCAATACGCCGTCAAGCGCGAAGACGGCCAACTGCAGGTCTACGTGCTCGAGGTCAATCCCCGCGCCAGCCGCACGGCGCCGTTCGTGGCCAAGGCGACCGGCATGCCCGTCGCCCGCGTGGCCGCCAAGGTGATGGCCGGCGTCTCGCTGCGCGAACAGGGCATCTACGAAGACCCCGTCCCCACGCACGTCTCGGTCAAGGAAAGCGTGTTCCCCTTCGTCAAGTTCCAAGGGGTCGACATCGTCCTCGGGCCCGAGATGAAGAGCACCGGCGAAGTGATGGGCATCAGCGAGCGGTTCCCGATTGCGTTTGCCAAGAGCCAGTTGGCCGCCGGTACGCTGTTTCCCGAGTCGGGCAACATCTTTCTGAGCGTCGCGGTGCGCAACAAGCACAACGTGGTCGAGTTGGCCCGCCGGCTCGTGGCCTTGGGCTACGACCTGCTGGCCACGCCCGGCACCGCGCGACAGATCGAAGAGGCGGGCATCCCGGTCAAGGCGGTCCGCAAGCTGCAAGAAGGTCACCCCAACCTGCTCGACTACCTGATCGACGGCAACGTGCAACTGATCATCAACACGCCCAGCGGCAAGGGTGCCCGCACCGACGAAGGGCGGATCCGCGCGGCGGCCGTGTCGCGCGGCGTGCCGTGTATCACGACGATGCCCGCGGCCGAAGCGGTCGTGAAGGCGATGGAAGCGCTGCGGCAGGAAGAGATGACCGTCCAGGCGCTGCAAGAGCGGTTCGCGACGGTCACCTGA
- a CDS encoding M48 family metalloprotease, with the protein MPIVVTCTNCNRSFRVADSLAGRVAKCTCQARIVIPQPVAKQTATPSAVGTTARNAATAAANARTVEERILSGFQGSPGRPEISIGYRTMLGVTALGLALVPLEYCLVVAGATWLLVWQSTHVVFVSLQAAFSIGLIVAIVAMLRPIVFIFYRTKPVVRSARIPLESFPALATLIREISSRVGSPVPAKLAFSCEPNAAASYGNTLWQTLFSREFVLHLGLPLLGGRTVGQLSEVIAHELGHFSQPSATRLTCLHRWILSWLAAAATMPSGWTVENAARADSPLVRWFQLTAACGVAFAQAILIAIYQSVCLMVAVAIRQLEYDADRFGVAIAGPKVLEQNEIWLHEANRAFREARKLAAECLSRNCLPNDLPALTLDWLSQWDEEQRAAMHERLAREQTTWLSTHPAPRDRIMAARKTGAKGVFQCDLPATCLIPNYSGLCKATSREFYFNMLGSAPQGITFAPPAELFPYWIIYSSRKSSAIETNR; encoded by the coding sequence ATGCCAATTGTCGTAACGTGTACCAATTGCAACCGCAGCTTTCGTGTTGCTGATTCACTCGCTGGTCGAGTGGCAAAATGCACCTGTCAAGCGCGGATCGTAATTCCCCAACCGGTTGCTAAACAAACCGCTACGCCATCCGCTGTCGGCACGACCGCGCGAAACGCCGCTACTGCCGCCGCGAATGCTCGCACCGTCGAGGAAAGGATCCTGAGCGGCTTCCAGGGCTCACCAGGCAGGCCAGAGATATCCATCGGCTACCGCACGATGCTTGGGGTTACAGCCCTCGGTTTGGCGCTCGTGCCATTGGAATATTGCTTGGTCGTCGCGGGCGCGACGTGGCTGCTTGTATGGCAATCGACTCACGTCGTTTTTGTGAGTTTGCAGGCGGCGTTTTCGATCGGCCTGATTGTGGCGATCGTTGCCATGTTGCGGCCAATCGTATTCATTTTTTATCGCACTAAACCCGTCGTTAGGTCAGCCAGAATACCGTTGGAGTCGTTTCCGGCGCTCGCCACGCTCATCCGCGAAATCAGCTCTCGTGTCGGTAGCCCCGTCCCGGCCAAGCTGGCGTTTTCATGCGAACCGAACGCCGCTGCGAGCTATGGCAATACACTCTGGCAGACGCTCTTTTCGCGGGAATTTGTCTTGCATCTCGGCCTGCCGCTATTGGGAGGACGTACCGTCGGCCAGTTGTCGGAAGTGATTGCACACGAATTGGGGCATTTTTCTCAGCCGAGCGCCACGCGATTGACATGCTTGCATCGTTGGATTCTAAGTTGGCTCGCCGCCGCGGCAACGATGCCATCCGGATGGACCGTCGAGAACGCAGCACGTGCGGATTCGCCGCTCGTACGATGGTTTCAGCTCACCGCGGCTTGCGGCGTGGCATTCGCACAGGCAATTTTGATTGCCATCTATCAAAGTGTCTGCCTGATGGTCGCCGTAGCAATTCGACAACTAGAATATGATGCCGATCGATTCGGAGTCGCCATCGCCGGGCCGAAAGTCCTCGAGCAGAATGAGATTTGGCTACACGAAGCAAATCGCGCATTTCGCGAGGCTCGCAAGCTTGCAGCCGAATGCCTGTCGCGGAATTGCTTGCCAAACGACCTCCCTGCGCTGACGCTGGATTGGTTGTCGCAATGGGACGAGGAACAGCGCGCCGCGATGCACGAAAGGCTCGCGCGAGAACAAACCACCTGGTTAAGCACGCATCCGGCGCCGCGCGACCGGATCATGGCCGCGCGAAAAACAGGCGCGAAAGGAGTCTTTCAATGCGATCTCCCTGCGACTTGCCTGATTCCCAATTATTCCGGATTGTGCAAGGCTACCTCTCGCGAGTTCTACTTCAACATGCTGGGCAGCGCGCCGCAGGGGATCACCTTTGCGCCGCCCGCAGAACTATTCCCTTATTGGATCATCTATTCATCGCGCAAGTCGTCGGCAATCGAAACCAATCGATAG